A single window of Microbispora hainanensis DNA harbors:
- a CDS encoding HPr family phosphocarrier protein, which produces MPSKAGADERTIVLSEDLHARPASALAQTAAAFTSAVTLSYGSRTVDVRSVLSLMGLGATSGQTVTLRATGDDAAEALTALSAVLGG; this is translated from the coding sequence GTGCCTTCCAAGGCCGGCGCGGACGAGCGCACGATCGTCCTGAGCGAGGACCTGCACGCCCGCCCCGCGAGCGCGCTCGCGCAGACCGCCGCCGCCTTCACCTCGGCCGTCACCCTCTCGTACGGCTCTCGCACGGTCGACGTGCGCAGCGTGCTGTCGCTGATGGGCCTGGGCGCCACCAGTGGGCAGACCGTGACCCTGCGCGCCACCGGCGACGACGCCGCCGAGGCTCTGACCGCTCTCAGCGCGGTGCTCGGCGGCTGA
- the dhaM gene encoding dihydroxyacetone kinase phosphoryl donor subunit DhaM, which translates to MVGIVLISHSSSLAAEVAALARQIGGAHVPLAAAGGTEDGGLGTSPDLVTAAIKEVDRGDGVVLIPDLGSSVLTAKLLQTPDDVVIADVPFVEGAISAVVAAGGGASLDGVLAAAEEAWHVRKL; encoded by the coding sequence ATGGTTGGCATCGTACTCATTTCACACAGCAGCAGCCTGGCCGCGGAAGTGGCCGCACTGGCAAGGCAGATCGGCGGCGCACATGTGCCGCTGGCGGCGGCGGGAGGCACCGAGGACGGCGGTCTCGGCACCAGCCCCGACCTGGTGACCGCCGCCATCAAGGAGGTGGACCGGGGGGACGGGGTCGTGCTCATCCCCGACCTCGGCAGCTCGGTGCTCACCGCCAAGTTGCTGCAGACCCCGGATGACGTCGTGATCGCCGACGTGCCGTTCGTGGAGGGCGCCATCTCCGCGGTCGTGGCGGCGGGCGGCGGCGCCTCGCTGGACGGTGTGCTGGCGGCGGCCGAGGAGGCGTGGCATGTCCGTAAGCTCTGA